In Pseudomonas sp. ADAK18, a single window of DNA contains:
- a CDS encoding plasmid partitioning protein RepB C-terminal domain-containing protein has product MSKEHLSSELKIIPLECIEILNTRERNGRVFDEIVGNIKNIGLKKPITVTPRPDADGSERYLLICGEGRLKAYKTLGESSIPAMVVSVSDEDAFLMSLAENIARRQCRPLELLAGIEQLREQGYDKKTIAQKTGLSVDYVYGILQLLKSGEERLLVAVESGRIPLNAALAIAGAGSDTEVQTALQDAYESGKLRGKQLIHARRVIERRRSLGRSIARGTPRKAGVLTSSSLIRSYQKEVERQKLMVKKAEFAQQRLLFVIEALRQLLSDDNFTNLLRAEGLDTLPKYVAERVWAGAHTT; this is encoded by the coding sequence ATGAGTAAGGAGCATCTTTCCAGCGAACTGAAAATAATCCCGCTCGAATGCATCGAGATACTGAATACGCGAGAGCGAAACGGACGGGTGTTCGACGAAATCGTCGGCAACATCAAAAACATAGGTCTTAAGAAGCCGATCACGGTGACCCCTCGACCCGATGCAGACGGATCAGAGCGCTACCTGCTGATTTGCGGTGAGGGACGGCTCAAAGCCTACAAGACGTTGGGTGAAAGCAGTATTCCGGCTATGGTAGTGAGTGTTAGCGACGAGGACGCCTTTCTTATGAGTCTGGCGGAGAATATTGCACGCCGCCAATGCCGTCCTCTTGAGTTGCTGGCAGGTATCGAGCAGTTACGTGAGCAAGGCTATGACAAAAAGACCATTGCCCAGAAAACCGGCCTTAGCGTCGACTATGTCTACGGCATTCTTCAGTTACTCAAAAGTGGTGAGGAGCGCCTGTTGGTTGCGGTTGAAAGCGGGCGTATTCCGCTGAATGCCGCTCTCGCTATCGCGGGAGCAGGCAGTGATACGGAAGTACAGACTGCTCTGCAAGATGCTTACGAATCGGGGAAGTTGCGTGGCAAGCAACTAATCCACGCACGTCGGGTCATTGAGCGCCGCCGGTCACTGGGGCGATCCATTGCTCGTGGCACACCGCGTAAGGCGGGTGTGCTCACCTCATCCAGCCTTATCCGCAGCTATCAGAAAGAGGTCGAGCGACAAAAACTGATGGTCAAAAAGGCTGAGTTCGCGCAACAGCGGTTGCTCTTTGTGATCGAGGCCTTGCGCCAGTTGCTGTCCGATGACAACTTCACCAACCTGCTGCGTGCTGAAGGATTGGATACGCTGCCGAAATACGTCGCCGAGCGGGTCTGGGCTGGAGCCCATACGACATGA
- a CDS encoding inovirus-type Gp2 protein, with protein sequence MTNSNAHPPLSQSDIAIQIERLVKAIEQHDTPAFRFEGTCSGHQQIMPTRLSRYFDYLQQMIDLFSDCSQYHYSEHLQAFQDACQDIGLERSPTGPVCLNEEGTIYLDHHRSMNVLVIRIRQLTREQWYRREKGDRRYLARQQADRVCEYSDAMIDRYSRTLIIRVNLYYYQKVQARQRVEQVFGDLDRFIAERERNPIFDHLIGYICVVEQGVDRGFHLHAAFFFNGNEVRGDVYKAEQIGELWKDITRGQGYFNSCNHEKEKYKDDDRLGIGMILRSALKVRSHVHYAMRYLVKDDQQLRLKPVGARCLRIGQIATPRL encoded by the coding sequence ATGACCAATAGCAATGCCCACCCCCCTCTCTCGCAATCCGATATTGCCATCCAGATTGAGCGGCTCGTTAAGGCCATCGAACAACACGACACGCCAGCATTCCGGTTTGAAGGTACATGCTCAGGTCACCAGCAGATAATGCCGACCAGACTCTCCCGGTACTTCGATTACCTCCAGCAAATGATCGACCTGTTTAGCGATTGCTCCCAATACCATTACAGCGAGCACCTGCAAGCGTTCCAGGACGCCTGTCAAGATATTGGTCTGGAGCGGAGCCCTACAGGTCCTGTCTGCTTGAATGAGGAGGGTACGATCTACCTCGACCATCACCGCAGTATGAACGTTCTTGTCATCCGGATCCGTCAGTTGACTCGTGAACAATGGTATCGCCGTGAGAAAGGGGACCGTCGTTATCTGGCCAGGCAGCAAGCGGACCGGGTCTGTGAATACTCCGACGCTATGATTGATCGCTACTCGCGGACTCTGATCATTAGGGTCAATCTGTATTACTACCAGAAGGTTCAGGCTAGGCAGCGTGTCGAACAAGTATTCGGCGATCTAGACCGGTTTATTGCTGAGCGTGAGCGTAACCCGATTTTCGACCACCTCATTGGCTATATCTGTGTGGTAGAGCAGGGCGTTGATCGTGGCTTTCACCTCCATGCGGCCTTCTTCTTCAACGGCAATGAAGTGCGCGGAGATGTTTACAAGGCTGAGCAAATTGGTGAGCTGTGGAAAGATATTACTCGGGGGCAGGGCTACTTCAACAGCTGTAACCACGAAAAGGAAAAGTACAAAGACGACGACAGACTGGGTATAGGCATGATCCTTCGTAGTGCCCTGAAGGTCCGCAGTCATGTCCACTATGCGATGCGCTACCTGGTCAAGGACGATCAGCAGTTGCGGCTGAAGCCTGTCGGCGCTCGATGCTTGCGGATAGGGCAGATAGCTACCCCTCGACTGTGA
- a CDS encoding AlpA family transcriptional regulator, producing the protein MRIIRLKDVIDSTGLGRSTIYKYISEGIFPKPVSLGERSVGWVEGEVHDWILARIEERDLAE; encoded by the coding sequence ATGAGGATCATCCGTCTGAAAGATGTCATCGACTCAACCGGTTTGGGTCGCTCAACCATCTATAAATACATCTCTGAAGGAATCTTCCCTAAGCCGGTCTCGCTAGGAGAGCGCAGCGTTGGCTGGGTAGAGGGAGAGGTGCATGATTGGATTCTGGCCAGGATCGAGGAACGCGATCTGGCTGAATGA
- a CDS encoding recombinase family protein, which produces MSDQPVALRAAEYVRMSTEHQQYSTENQSDKIREYAERHGMQIVRTYADQGKSGLRIDGRQSLQQLIKDVESGTADFQIILVYDVSRWGRFQDADESAYYEYICRRAGIQLAYCAEQFENDGSPGSTIVKGVKRAMAGEYSRELSAKVFAGQCRLIERGYRQGGSAGYGLRRVLIDQAGSIKSELARGEHKSLQTDRVILMPGPQAEVQVVNQIYHWFIDEGLPESEIASRLNSRGIHTDLDRHWTRATVREVLSNEKYIGNNIYNRISFKLKKHRVSNQPDMWIKKEGAFEAIVSPEAFYTAQGILRARAHRFSNEELIEKLRNLYQHRGFLSGLIIDETEGMPSASAYIHRFGSLISAYQVVGFTPDRDYRFLEINRFLRRLHPEIVSQTEHVISDIGGLIERDPATDLMTVNREFSISLVLSRCQSLDSGRRRWKVRFDTSLAPDITVAVRLDEANQAPLDYYLLPRLDFGQQGFNLADHNSIEFESYRFDSLDYLYSMAARARIRRVA; this is translated from the coding sequence ATGTCGGATCAGCCGGTAGCACTACGTGCCGCCGAATACGTCAGGATGTCGACTGAGCACCAGCAGTACTCGACCGAAAATCAGTCAGACAAGATTCGCGAGTACGCTGAGCGGCACGGCATGCAGATCGTCCGTACCTATGCCGACCAAGGTAAAAGCGGGCTGCGCATAGATGGCCGACAGTCCTTGCAGCAGTTGATCAAGGACGTAGAGTCTGGGACGGCGGACTTCCAGATCATTCTGGTCTATGACGTCAGTCGCTGGGGGCGATTTCAGGATGCCGATGAAAGCGCCTATTACGAGTACATCTGCCGCCGTGCGGGCATTCAGCTTGCCTACTGTGCCGAGCAGTTTGAAAACGACGGTTCTCCAGGCTCGACCATTGTCAAAGGCGTCAAGCGTGCGATGGCGGGTGAGTACAGCCGGGAACTGTCGGCCAAGGTGTTCGCGGGCCAGTGCCGATTGATTGAGCGGGGCTATCGCCAGGGGGGAAGTGCGGGATACGGCCTGCGGCGTGTCCTGATCGATCAGGCGGGTTCAATCAAAAGCGAGCTGGCGCGGGGCGAGCACAAGAGTCTGCAAACCGACCGTGTGATTTTGATGCCCGGGCCTCAAGCCGAAGTACAGGTGGTGAACCAAATCTATCACTGGTTCATCGATGAAGGTTTACCCGAATCTGAAATCGCCTCCCGCCTCAACAGCCGTGGGATTCACACCGATCTGGATCGGCACTGGACACGGGCCACTGTGCGTGAGGTGCTGAGCAATGAAAAATACATCGGTAATAATATCTACAACCGGATTTCCTTCAAGCTCAAAAAACACCGGGTCAGTAACCAGCCGGACATGTGGATCAAGAAGGAAGGTGCATTCGAGGCCATCGTATCACCGGAGGCGTTCTATACCGCCCAAGGTATCCTGCGCGCCCGGGCGCATCGGTTCAGCAATGAAGAACTGATCGAGAAACTGCGCAACCTATACCAGCATCGCGGCTTCCTTTCGGGCCTTATCATCGACGAGACGGAGGGGATGCCGTCGGCCTCGGCCTATATCCACCGTTTTGGTAGTTTGATCAGTGCCTACCAGGTCGTAGGATTCACGCCGGATCGAGACTATCGCTTCCTCGAAATCAATCGTTTTTTGCGACGGTTGCATCCGGAAATTGTCAGTCAGACCGAACATGTGATTTCTGATATCGGTGGGTTGATCGAGCGCGATCCCGCCACTGACCTAATGACGGTCAATCGGGAGTTCAGCATCTCGCTGGTCCTGTCACGATGCCAGTCGCTGGACAGCGGACGCAGGCGGTGGAAGGTTCGCTTCGACACTAGCCTGGCCCCAGACATCACGGTCGCCGTCCGTCTGGACGAAGCCAATCAGGCGCCGCTCGACTATTACCTGCTGCCACGGTTGGACTTCGGCCAGCAGGGTTTCAACCTCGCCGATCACAACAGCATTGAATTTGAGAGTTATCGCTTCGACAGTCTGGATTATCTCTACAGCATGGCAGCGCGCGCACGTATCAGGAGGGTGGCATGA
- a CDS encoding plasmid partitioning protein RepB C-terminal domain-containing protein encodes MSQLPLGFIPEPLSVSLDLILPSRKVPEGLHGSKKFKQIQSSIDAVGLIEPLTVSKVDNQSGRYTLLDGHIRLLALKQLGFTDAPCLVATDDETYTYNNRINRLSTIQEHFMIRRAVERGVAPARLAKALSVDISHIIKKMNLLDGVCVEAAELLKDQHFSAEIGAVLRKLKPTRQVECVELMVAINNITVPYAQALMAATPSNLLMGDAKPRKLGGATPEQMAKMEREMGNLQGQFKLVEQSYGQDVLNLVLAKGYLAKLLENEAVIRFLTKNQPELLIEFENIVVTVSLDK; translated from the coding sequence ATGAGCCAGTTGCCCCTTGGCTTTATTCCGGAACCACTATCAGTTTCGTTGGATCTGATCCTGCCCTCGCGCAAAGTTCCTGAAGGGCTCCACGGTAGTAAAAAATTCAAACAGATTCAGTCATCAATTGATGCTGTCGGGCTAATCGAGCCGCTGACGGTCAGCAAGGTCGACAATCAATCTGGGCGGTATACGTTGCTGGATGGGCACATCCGTTTATTGGCGCTCAAGCAATTGGGTTTCACTGATGCGCCATGTCTGGTCGCTACGGACGATGAAACCTACACCTATAACAACCGGATCAATCGCCTTTCCACCATTCAAGAGCACTTCATGATCCGGCGTGCGGTCGAGCGCGGCGTGGCACCGGCCAGGCTGGCCAAAGCGTTGAGCGTCGACATCAGTCACATCATCAAAAAGATGAATCTTCTTGATGGCGTATGCGTTGAAGCGGCCGAGTTGCTTAAAGATCAGCACTTCTCTGCTGAAATTGGTGCGGTGTTGCGCAAACTCAAACCGACCCGACAGGTAGAATGCGTGGAGCTGATGGTGGCCATCAACAATATTACCGTTCCCTACGCTCAGGCTTTGATGGCCGCCACACCAAGCAACCTACTAATGGGCGATGCTAAACCCCGCAAGCTTGGTGGTGCCACTCCCGAGCAGATGGCTAAAATGGAGCGTGAAATGGGAAATCTGCAAGGACAGTTCAAGCTGGTTGAGCAATCGTACGGTCAAGACGTGCTAAATCTCGTGCTAGCCAAGGGCTATCTTGCTAAGTTGCTGGAAAATGAGGCGGTCATCCGTTTCCTCACCAAAAATCAGCCTGAATTGCTAATTGAGTTCGAAAACATTGTGGTAACGGTATCGCTGGACAAGTGA